Proteins found in one Tsukamurella paurometabola DSM 20162 genomic segment:
- a CDS encoding Zn-dependent alcohol dehydrogenase, which produces MITTRAAVLTAVGEPMQLTDIVVDDPQPHEVRIAVTHVGLCHSDLHYMTGTVPTELPVVVGHEVAGVIEAVGSAVAGFRPGDRVTGALTPACGECRNCDAGHSTQCQRLDEIRRRPRPAYTLPDGTPVARLGDVGAFSEHILLRANAVVKLPDEVSTTVGCLLSCCIVTGVGAVFRGAQVRAGSTVAVIGCGGVGSAIIQGARLAGASAIVGIDLDDARLAAARSYGATHTVHGASDVPAEIRELLGDGVDYAFEAVGSARTASTALAAVRGTGTACLVGIAPMGTELAVPAHDFFFTEKKLIGSYMGSGQAREDIAQFARLYQQGRLLLDEMVTEVIPFEQINEGFEAMKSGDVTRIVVAMPAASDGPVRADIRPETAEATR; this is translated from the coding sequence ATGATCACCACCCGCGCCGCCGTGCTCACCGCCGTGGGCGAGCCGATGCAGCTGACCGACATCGTGGTCGACGATCCGCAGCCGCACGAAGTCCGCATCGCCGTCACGCACGTCGGCCTGTGCCACAGCGATCTGCACTACATGACCGGCACCGTCCCCACCGAGCTGCCCGTCGTGGTCGGGCATGAGGTTGCTGGAGTCATCGAGGCCGTCGGCTCAGCGGTTGCCGGATTCCGCCCGGGTGACCGCGTGACCGGTGCGCTCACGCCGGCATGCGGCGAATGCAGGAACTGCGACGCCGGCCACTCGACCCAGTGTCAGCGGCTCGATGAGATCCGGCGTCGCCCGCGCCCCGCGTACACACTGCCGGACGGAACTCCGGTGGCCCGGCTGGGCGATGTGGGTGCGTTCTCCGAGCACATCCTGTTGCGGGCCAACGCCGTCGTGAAGCTGCCCGACGAGGTGTCGACCACCGTCGGCTGCCTCCTATCTTGTTGCATCGTGACCGGCGTCGGCGCCGTGTTCCGCGGAGCCCAGGTGCGGGCCGGCTCCACCGTCGCCGTGATCGGCTGCGGCGGTGTCGGTTCCGCCATCATCCAAGGCGCCCGCCTGGCCGGCGCGTCGGCCATCGTCGGCATCGACCTCGACGATGCGCGCCTGGCGGCGGCGCGCTCCTACGGCGCCACGCACACCGTGCACGGCGCCTCGGACGTACCGGCGGAGATCCGCGAACTCCTCGGCGACGGCGTCGACTACGCCTTCGAGGCGGTCGGTTCCGCCCGCACCGCGTCCACCGCATTGGCTGCGGTCCGCGGCACCGGCACCGCCTGCCTCGTGGGCATCGCGCCGATGGGTACCGAGCTCGCCGTGCCCGCGCATGACTTCTTCTTCACCGAGAAGAAGCTGATCGGCTCGTACATGGGTTCCGGACAGGCGCGCGAGGACATCGCCCAGTTCGCCCGCCTCTACCAGCAGGGTCGGCTGCTGCTCGACGAGATGGTGACCGAGGTGATCCCGTTCGAGCAGATCAACGAGGGCTTCGAGGCCATGAAATCGGGCGACGTCACCCGCATCGTCGTCGCCATGCCCGCCGCCTCGGACGGCCCCGTCCGAGCCGACATCCGACCCGAGACCGCGGAGGCGACCCGATGA
- the gatA gene encoding Asp-tRNA(Asn)/Glu-tRNA(Gln) amidotransferase subunit GatA produces MAENTALRSFTEITGSTAADLAAKIASGDLSSVEVTQAHLDRIAEVDGDLGAFLHVGADQAVAAARAVDEARARGEQPASALAGVPLALKDVFTTTDAPTTCGSKILEGWTAPYDATVTAKLRAAGIPILGKTNMDEFAMGSSTENSAYGVTRNPWAPDRTPGGSGGGSAAALASYEAPLAIGTDTGGSIRQPASLTATVGVRPTYGAVSRYGLVACASSLDQGGPCARTVLDTALLHEVIAGHDPRDSTSLDAAVPDVVAAARAGAAGDLSGVRVGLVKEFGAEGTEAGVQASFEKAVQQLRDLGAEVVEVSLPTLQYALAAYYLILPSEVSSNLARFDAMRYGLRTGDDGTHSAEEVMALTREAGFGPEVKRRIMIGTYALSSGYYDAYYGSAQKVRTLLAADFAKAYEQVDVIVSPTTPTTAFTLGEKVGDPLAMYLFDLFTLPTNLAGHCGMSVPSGLSADDGLPVGLQILAPAQADDRLYKVGAAYEAARGPVA; encoded by the coding sequence ATGGCCGAGAACACCGCTCTGCGTTCGTTCACTGAGATCACCGGCTCGACCGCGGCCGACCTCGCCGCGAAGATCGCCTCCGGTGACCTCAGCTCCGTCGAGGTCACCCAGGCGCACCTCGACCGGATCGCCGAGGTCGACGGTGACCTCGGTGCATTCCTGCACGTCGGTGCAGATCAAGCCGTCGCGGCCGCGCGCGCGGTTGATGAGGCCCGGGCCCGGGGCGAGCAGCCGGCATCCGCTCTGGCCGGGGTGCCGCTCGCGCTCAAGGACGTGTTCACCACCACCGACGCGCCGACGACCTGCGGATCGAAGATCCTCGAGGGCTGGACCGCGCCGTACGATGCGACCGTCACCGCGAAGCTGCGGGCGGCGGGCATTCCGATCCTCGGCAAGACCAACATGGACGAGTTCGCAATGGGCTCGTCGACCGAGAACTCCGCGTACGGAGTAACCCGCAACCCGTGGGCGCCCGATCGCACTCCGGGTGGCTCGGGCGGTGGCAGTGCGGCGGCGCTGGCTTCCTACGAGGCGCCGCTCGCGATCGGTACCGACACCGGCGGGTCGATCCGCCAGCCCGCATCACTGACCGCCACCGTCGGCGTCCGTCCGACGTACGGCGCGGTCTCGCGCTACGGATTGGTCGCGTGCGCCTCGTCGCTGGACCAGGGCGGGCCGTGTGCGCGCACCGTGCTCGACACCGCGCTACTTCACGAGGTCATCGCCGGACACGACCCGCGCGACTCCACCTCGCTCGACGCCGCGGTGCCCGATGTGGTGGCCGCCGCACGGGCCGGTGCCGCCGGCGATCTCAGCGGAGTTCGGGTGGGGCTGGTGAAGGAATTCGGCGCCGAGGGCACCGAGGCGGGCGTGCAAGCGTCGTTCGAGAAGGCCGTGCAGCAGTTGCGCGATCTGGGCGCCGAGGTCGTGGAGGTATCGCTCCCCACGCTGCAGTACGCGCTCGCGGCGTACTACCTGATCCTCCCGTCCGAGGTCTCGTCGAACCTGGCCCGGTTCGATGCCATGCGTTACGGGCTGCGGACCGGCGACGACGGCACGCACTCCGCCGAAGAGGTCATGGCGCTCACCCGCGAGGCTGGATTCGGCCCGGAAGTCAAGCGGCGCATCATGATCGGTACCTACGCGTTGAGCTCCGGCTACTACGACGCCTACTACGGCAGCGCGCAGAAGGTGCGCACGCTCCTGGCAGCCGACTTCGCCAAGGCCTACGAGCAGGTCGATGTGATCGTCTCGCCCACCACCCCCACCACGGCGTTCACCCTGGGGGAGAAGGTCGGCGATCCGCTGGCGATGTACCTGTTCGACCTGTTCACGCTGCCGACGAACCTCGCCGGTCACTGCGGTATGTCGGTGCCCTCGGGGCTCTCCGCGGACGACGGTCTCCCTGTCGGCCTGCAGATCCTCGCGCCCGCGCAGGCGGACGACCGTCTCTACAAGGTGGGCGCCGCCTACGAGGCGGCCCGCGGCCCCGTCGCCTAA
- a CDS encoding endonuclease domain-containing protein — translation MEPYEREIYLSSELIAAQGRYAAEKDYLCPTPGVRIPRNAPGPAVENLAAAIIRVYPGSVLCGWTAARLHGHMMAASRERVELLGPQQVRRRGVISRTAGFERDEVVERFGLPCTSGLRTAIDLARYVPGDEAIAAMDQCLRVHGRPATVSRAGWVTRPAMTTRTAIEAELDRRAWWRGSRVRAVLAEADGRSQSPWETFSRLALHRVGLTGFVPQVPVLDGTYFLDLADAKHKVGVEYDGAHHRDAKQHERDVERWNTLQRDLGWKLIVVTAGPLMNRPDALIRRVRSAMLDHGADIATAG, via the coding sequence ATGGAGCCCTACGAGCGCGAGATCTACCTGTCGAGCGAGTTGATCGCCGCGCAGGGCCGCTACGCGGCGGAAAAGGATTACCTGTGCCCTACCCCCGGGGTGCGGATCCCCCGCAACGCGCCGGGCCCGGCCGTCGAGAACTTGGCCGCAGCGATCATTCGCGTCTACCCCGGCTCGGTGTTGTGCGGGTGGACCGCGGCGCGCCTGCACGGGCACATGATGGCGGCATCGCGCGAGCGGGTGGAATTGCTGGGGCCGCAGCAGGTCCGGCGGCGAGGCGTGATCAGCCGCACCGCGGGGTTCGAGCGCGACGAGGTGGTCGAGCGCTTCGGGCTGCCGTGTACGTCGGGCCTGCGGACGGCGATCGACCTCGCGCGGTACGTGCCCGGTGACGAGGCGATCGCGGCAATGGACCAGTGCCTTCGCGTCCACGGCCGCCCGGCGACGGTGAGCCGGGCGGGCTGGGTGACGCGGCCCGCGATGACCACGCGGACCGCGATCGAGGCCGAGCTGGATCGTCGAGCGTGGTGGCGCGGAAGCCGCGTCCGCGCGGTTCTCGCTGAGGCCGACGGTCGCTCGCAATCACCCTGGGAGACCTTCTCCCGCCTCGCATTACACCGCGTGGGCCTCACCGGCTTCGTACCGCAGGTGCCCGTGCTTGACGGTACCTACTTCCTGGACCTCGCCGATGCGAAGCACAAGGTGGGCGTCGAGTACGACGGTGCCCACCATCGCGACGCGAAGCAGCACGAGCGCGACGTGGAGCGGTGGAACACTCTCCAGCGCGACCTGGGCTGGAAACTGATCGTCGTGACCGCCGGACCGCTCATGAACCGCCCCGACGCATTGATACGCCGTGTGCGCAGCGCCATGCTCGACCACGGCGCCGACATAGCTACCGCCGGGTAG
- the gatC gene encoding Asp-tRNA(Asn)/Glu-tRNA(Gln) amidotransferase subunit GatC, translating to MSAISRDEVAHLARLSRLAVTDEELDVFATQLDSILEHVQVVTDVADADVAPLTLPVGTVNVNRADSPVGGLTPAEALAGAPNREGDRFAVPRILGEE from the coding sequence ATGTCTGCCATCTCCCGGGACGAGGTCGCCCACCTGGCGCGCCTGTCGCGCCTCGCCGTCACCGACGAAGAGCTCGACGTCTTCGCCACGCAGCTCGATTCGATCCTCGAGCACGTCCAGGTGGTGACCGACGTCGCAGACGCCGACGTCGCGCCGCTGACCCTGCCGGTCGGCACTGTGAACGTCAACCGCGCTGACAGTCCCGTCGGCGGTCTCACCCCGGCGGAAGCGCTCGCGGGTGCTCCGAACCGCGAGGGTGACCGATTCGCCGTGCCGCGCATCCTGGGGGAGGAGTGA
- a CDS encoding helix-turn-helix domain-containing protein, giving the protein MDSSWPRPERRIAALIREVAERLLASSDAAVDELNAAAHAAADYRAVLEDPQLVAADRRMNRTNMLHWLSANLQDPGARVPPSNDPDILQLARDVVRRGLDMHDLGSWRGAQHGAWSAWVDECFAVTDDLDELRELMKISERSMSTFIDDSIAALDEYVEQERAELARGASAERHATVQLLLEGAPIGRARAESRLGYALTGSHVAAITWSDCADAAAGLDAAAEAMMRACGAPRRLTLNASASALWVWAPAGSVPTVEDMDAVLADRTGIHVAFGRPGEDLDGFRRSHLDATAAQRVLARVGSARRVVRYEDVALISVLTADMAQADQFVSDTLGDLATADATLRDTALTYVRERFNASAAADKLYTHRNTVERRLARVDQLLPAPLADNAASVVAALMLVQLRD; this is encoded by the coding sequence ATGGACTCGTCTTGGCCGCGCCCCGAGCGGCGCATCGCGGCGCTGATCCGGGAGGTCGCGGAACGTCTGCTGGCCTCGTCCGACGCCGCGGTCGACGAACTGAACGCCGCGGCACATGCGGCGGCCGACTACCGCGCCGTGCTCGAAGACCCGCAGCTCGTCGCCGCGGACCGCCGGATGAACAGAACCAACATGCTGCACTGGCTGTCGGCCAATCTGCAGGATCCCGGCGCACGGGTGCCGCCGAGCAACGACCCGGACATCCTGCAGCTCGCCCGCGACGTGGTGCGGCGCGGACTGGACATGCACGATCTCGGCTCGTGGCGCGGCGCCCAGCACGGCGCGTGGTCCGCGTGGGTGGACGAGTGCTTCGCGGTGACCGATGATCTGGACGAGCTGCGGGAGCTGATGAAGATCTCCGAGCGGTCGATGTCGACGTTCATCGACGACTCGATCGCGGCGCTCGATGAGTACGTCGAGCAGGAGCGTGCGGAGCTCGCACGGGGAGCCAGCGCGGAGCGGCACGCCACCGTCCAGCTCCTCCTGGAGGGCGCGCCGATCGGGCGGGCACGCGCCGAGTCCCGGCTCGGCTATGCGCTGACGGGAAGTCATGTCGCGGCGATCACCTGGAGCGATTGCGCCGACGCAGCGGCGGGGCTGGACGCAGCGGCCGAGGCGATGATGCGGGCCTGCGGCGCACCCCGGCGGCTCACGCTCAATGCGAGTGCGTCGGCGCTGTGGGTGTGGGCACCGGCGGGGTCGGTTCCCACGGTCGAGGACATGGACGCGGTACTCGCGGATCGAACCGGAATCCACGTGGCGTTCGGGCGGCCCGGTGAGGATCTCGACGGCTTCCGTCGCAGCCACCTCGACGCCACGGCCGCGCAACGCGTGCTGGCACGAGTCGGTTCCGCGCGGCGGGTTGTGCGCTACGAGGACGTCGCACTGATCTCCGTTCTCACGGCCGATATGGCGCAGGCGGATCAATTCGTCAGCGACACCCTTGGTGATCTCGCCACGGCGGACGCCACTCTCCGGGACACCGCGCTCACGTACGTCCGGGAACGGTTCAATGCATCCGCCGCGGCGGACAAGCTGTACACCCACCGCAACACCGTCGAACGACGACTGGCGCGGGTCGATCAGCTCCTCCCCGCTCCGCTCGCCGACAATGCGGCGAGCGTGGTGGCCGCCCTCATGCTGGTGCAATTGCGCGACTGA
- a CDS encoding IS110 family transposase: MVKSESRWWVGVDVGKEFHWMAVCDDAGKVISSRKVANDEVSIAAAITEVESRDGTVSWTVDLTTTYATLLLTMLAAAGHSVRYLTGRAVWQASAIYRGGEAKSDAKDARVIADQGRMRGDDLPLLRPNDDLVTELSMLTAHREDLVADRTRTINRLRQQLVAISPALERAAQPSTDRGWIALLARYQRPQAIRRSGITRITRVLADAGVRNAGPIAEAAVTAAKAQSITLPGEAIAADLVAELAQGVIDLDKRIKAADAAIEERFRRHPLAEAIVSLPGMGFRLGAEFLAAVGDTSRILSADHLASWAGLAPVTKDSGKRTGRLCTPQRYHRGLRRVMYLSAVSAARWDPAAKDYYQRKRAQGKKHVPATICLARRRVNVLYALIRDNRTWQPAAPQITAAAA; the protein is encoded by the coding sequence ATGGTGAAGAGCGAAAGTCGTTGGTGGGTAGGGGTAGATGTTGGCAAGGAGTTCCACTGGATGGCTGTCTGCGACGACGCCGGAAAGGTGATCTCCTCTCGTAAGGTTGCCAACGATGAGGTCTCGATCGCTGCGGCGATCACCGAAGTTGAATCTCGCGATGGCACCGTGTCGTGGACGGTGGACCTGACCACCACTTACGCGACCCTCCTGCTGACGATGCTCGCCGCAGCCGGGCATTCCGTGCGGTATCTGACTGGTCGCGCCGTCTGGCAGGCCTCGGCGATCTACCGAGGCGGCGAGGCAAAGAGCGACGCCAAAGATGCGAGGGTTATCGCAGACCAGGGGCGCATGCGGGGCGATGATCTTCCGCTGCTGCGCCCCAACGATGACCTGGTCACCGAGCTATCGATGCTCACCGCTCACCGTGAGGATCTGGTGGCCGACCGCACCCGCACGATCAATCGGCTGCGGCAGCAGCTGGTCGCCATCAGTCCTGCGCTGGAGCGGGCTGCACAGCCTTCCACCGATCGCGGGTGGATCGCGCTTTTGGCCCGCTACCAGCGGCCCCAGGCAATCCGCCGATCGGGGATCACACGGATCACCCGAGTCCTAGCCGATGCAGGGGTGCGGAACGCAGGTCCAATCGCCGAAGCCGCCGTCACCGCGGCTAAGGCGCAGTCGATTACCCTGCCCGGCGAGGCCATCGCCGCAGATCTGGTAGCCGAGCTTGCACAGGGGGTGATCGACCTCGATAAGCGGATCAAGGCGGCCGACGCCGCCATCGAGGAACGGTTTCGCCGCCATCCGCTCGCCGAAGCGATTGTGAGCCTGCCCGGCATGGGATTTCGCCTCGGCGCCGAATTTCTAGCCGCCGTCGGCGATACCTCACGGATTCTCTCCGCAGATCATCTCGCGTCGTGGGCCGGCCTCGCACCCGTCACGAAAGACTCTGGCAAACGGACCGGACGCTTATGCACGCCCCAGCGCTACCACCGCGGACTGCGCAGAGTGATGTATCTGTCAGCGGTGAGCGCTGCTCGCTGGGATCCCGCCGCCAAAGACTACTACCAGCGAAAACGCGCTCAGGGAAAGAAGCACGTCCCCGCGACTATTTGCCTGGCACGCCGCCGCGTCAACGTGCTCTACGCCCTCATCCGCGACAACCGAACCTGGCAGCCAGCCGCCCCGCAAATCACCGCGGCCGCCGCTTGA
- a CDS encoding AMP-binding protein produces MTIDTTPAVAADDIGATPRVRTITGLLADGAARTPDAELLRFGDESWTYRRFDEASSRLAHRLIETDGIAPGDRVAIMLPNIAGWPLTWLAALKAGAVAVPVNSAYRAADLQFVLTDSGARVIVTDGDHLPLVREVISGDPALAGVAVLDIAETADAAFPATAPEVSVGPETLANLQYTSGTTGFPKACMLTHDYWTRIGWVCAGSVGLGPDDVLLTAQPFSYMDPQWNTVLALTTGAPLVVLPRFSASGFMADVRSHGATFCYVLGSMPTLLFKQPPGPEDRDNRLRAVFCSAIPQALHADLEERWGAPWREVYGMTESGMDLYSPFHDVDAVGSGTLGHPVPTKQIRIVDADGTEVAAGTPGELTVSGAPMMLGYWNRPEATAETIRDGWLHTGDLAVVDEHGGIRLVGRLKDMVRRGGENVAAVEVEAALEHDDAVVASAVVAEPDPVLGEEVKAFVQLGPGIAAERATAAAIVARVAQRLAKFKVPRYIEFVTDFPRTPSQRVAKPTLKARAAEVPGTVFDLRASSSIPAPSNKENPVEHNNDPTEQVLVEMVREVAVITLRRPDKLNALTVGMRRRLAALIREYGTGELARGIVLTGTGRAFSAGEDLSAPPTDFDGMRDSFESFHDVTRAVIETRVPVIAAVNGIAVGGASEITLCCDARIGAHEARYYQPENSRGLTISNASSLLLTRIVRGHAMRMILGSEKIGAEEALRIGLLDEVVEQSALVDRAVETIHAWTPEGANTTALHLGLLRPTVDEIERAFAREDAAADEAWNSGALTAGVQSFWDARTTPATATTGGTR; encoded by the coding sequence ATGACCATCGACACGACCCCGGCCGTCGCCGCTGACGACATCGGCGCCACCCCTCGCGTACGGACCATCACGGGCCTGCTCGCCGACGGTGCCGCCCGAACGCCCGACGCCGAATTGCTCCGCTTCGGCGACGAATCCTGGACCTACCGGAGGTTCGACGAGGCGTCGTCGCGGCTCGCGCACCGGCTCATCGAGACCGACGGCATCGCTCCCGGCGACCGCGTGGCGATCATGCTGCCCAACATCGCGGGTTGGCCGCTCACCTGGCTGGCAGCGCTGAAGGCAGGCGCGGTCGCGGTGCCCGTCAACTCCGCCTACCGCGCGGCGGATCTGCAGTTCGTGCTCACCGATTCCGGCGCCCGGGTGATCGTGACCGATGGCGATCACCTCCCGCTGGTGCGCGAGGTCATCTCCGGCGATCCTGCCCTCGCCGGCGTCGCCGTGCTGGACATCGCGGAGACGGCCGACGCGGCGTTCCCCGCGACCGCACCGGAGGTCTCCGTCGGACCCGAGACGCTCGCGAACCTGCAGTACACATCGGGCACCACGGGATTCCCGAAGGCGTGCATGCTGACCCACGACTACTGGACCCGGATCGGTTGGGTGTGTGCGGGATCCGTCGGGCTGGGGCCGGACGACGTGCTGCTCACCGCGCAGCCCTTCTCGTACATGGATCCGCAGTGGAACACCGTCCTGGCCCTGACCACCGGGGCACCGCTCGTGGTGCTGCCGCGCTTCTCGGCATCGGGATTCATGGCCGACGTGCGCAGCCACGGTGCCACCTTCTGCTACGTCCTCGGCTCCATGCCGACGCTGCTGTTCAAGCAGCCGCCCGGCCCCGAGGATCGGGACAACCGCCTGCGCGCGGTGTTCTGCTCCGCGATTCCCCAGGCCCTGCACGCCGACCTCGAGGAACGCTGGGGTGCGCCCTGGCGTGAGGTCTACGGGATGACGGAGAGCGGGATGGACCTCTACAGCCCGTTCCACGACGTCGACGCCGTCGGCAGCGGCACGCTCGGACACCCCGTGCCCACCAAGCAGATCCGGATCGTGGATGCCGATGGCACCGAGGTGGCCGCCGGCACGCCGGGTGAGCTCACGGTGTCCGGGGCCCCGATGATGCTGGGCTACTGGAACCGGCCCGAGGCCACCGCCGAGACGATCCGCGACGGCTGGCTGCACACCGGCGACCTCGCCGTGGTCGACGAGCACGGCGGCATCCGTCTCGTGGGCCGACTCAAGGACATGGTGCGGCGCGGCGGCGAGAACGTCGCGGCCGTCGAGGTCGAGGCCGCCCTCGAACACGACGATGCCGTTGTCGCGTCTGCCGTTGTCGCCGAACCCGACCCGGTGCTCGGTGAGGAGGTCAAGGCGTTCGTCCAACTGGGCCCGGGGATCGCCGCCGAGCGCGCGACGGCCGCGGCGATCGTCGCGCGCGTGGCCCAGCGGCTCGCGAAGTTCAAGGTGCCGCGCTACATCGAGTTCGTCACCGACTTCCCGCGCACCCCGTCCCAGCGGGTCGCGAAACCCACCCTCAAGGCCCGTGCCGCCGAGGTGCCCGGCACGGTCTTCGACCTGCGCGCTTCGTCGAGCATCCCGGCACCGTCGAACAAGGAGAATCCCGTGGAGCACAACAACGATCCCACCGAGCAGGTGCTCGTGGAGATGGTGCGCGAGGTCGCCGTCATCACGCTGCGCCGCCCCGACAAGCTCAACGCCCTGACGGTGGGCATGCGCCGCCGCCTCGCCGCCCTCATCCGCGAGTACGGCACCGGCGAGCTCGCCCGCGGTATCGTACTCACCGGTACCGGGCGCGCCTTCAGCGCCGGCGAAGACCTCTCCGCGCCGCCGACAGATTTCGACGGTATGCGGGACAGCTTCGAGAGTTTCCACGATGTGACCCGCGCCGTGATCGAGACCCGCGTGCCCGTCATCGCCGCGGTCAACGGGATCGCGGTCGGCGGCGCGTCGGAGATCACGTTGTGCTGCGACGCCCGGATCGGCGCCCACGAGGCGCGGTACTACCAGCCGGAAAACTCGCGCGGACTCACCATCTCGAACGCGTCGAGCCTCCTGCTCACCCGGATCGTCCGCGGCCACGCCATGCGGATGATCCTGGGGTCCGAGAAGATCGGCGCCGAGGAGGCGCTGCGGATCGGGCTGCTCGACGAGGTCGTGGAGCAGTCCGCGCTCGTGGACCGCGCGGTCGAGACGATCCATGCGTGGACCCCGGAGGGCGCGAACACCACGGCCCTGCACCTGGGGCTGTTGCGGCCGACAGTCGACGAGATCGAGCGCGCCTTCGCCCGCGAGGACGCCGCGGCGGACGAGGCGTGGAACAGCGGCGCCCTGACCGCCGGCGTTCAGAGCTTCTGGGACGCCCGCACCACACCCGCCACCGCCACCACCGGAGGAACCCGATGA
- a CDS encoding aldehyde dehydrogenase family protein — translation MTTMNTTLTQPRSYIAGEWVDCTTLDAWNVDPNTGEPVHRMVTTAPADLERALQLAERVYEATDFTADQFRLERADALERAAANVEERVEEIARIDALTSGTAISATRTVAAFLPYRFRGAAAEARSIARVTPLAADGRDVRLHRIPWGPAAILTPWNGPSFIPAAKTASAIAAGCPVILKPSEHAPASAQIIVECFAEAGLPEGSLQLVHGTGDIGAALTGDRRVQVVSFTGGPGAGRAIARAAAENFTVLQLELGGNNPALVLDDADVDVAADGILTGMTNLNGQWCEGPGKVLAPHRLVGPLREALSERIAKLRIGHSLDESTDIGPISNEPHYRTLLQRIDGLRALGAEIDQPGDLPGLAGYFISPTIATGSDPDRTTAELFGPVISLHGVDSDEEALRAANEHPSGLDAYVFGTDTDRAIAIGARVKSGEVRVNGAKVLDLGDDSAQSFWGPSGIGGHGPAESVRVFCGDRVVGVDSPDLPM, via the coding sequence ATGACCACCATGAACACCACGCTCACGCAGCCGCGCAGCTACATCGCCGGCGAGTGGGTCGACTGCACGACGCTCGATGCCTGGAACGTCGACCCCAATACGGGGGAGCCCGTCCACCGGATGGTGACCACCGCTCCCGCCGACCTGGAGCGGGCGCTTCAGCTCGCGGAGCGGGTCTATGAGGCCACCGACTTCACCGCCGACCAGTTCCGTCTCGAGCGCGCCGATGCCCTCGAGCGCGCCGCAGCGAACGTGGAGGAGCGGGTCGAGGAGATCGCCCGCATCGACGCGCTCACCAGTGGCACCGCCATCAGCGCCACGCGCACGGTCGCGGCGTTCCTGCCGTACCGCTTCCGTGGCGCCGCCGCCGAGGCCCGGAGCATCGCCCGTGTCACCCCGCTCGCCGCGGACGGCCGCGACGTTCGGCTGCACCGGATTCCGTGGGGCCCCGCCGCGATCCTCACGCCGTGGAACGGGCCCAGCTTCATCCCCGCGGCGAAGACCGCCAGCGCGATCGCCGCCGGCTGCCCCGTCATCCTCAAACCGTCCGAGCACGCACCCGCGAGCGCGCAGATCATCGTCGAGTGTTTCGCCGAGGCGGGGCTGCCCGAGGGCTCGCTGCAGTTGGTGCACGGGACGGGTGACATCGGCGCGGCGCTCACGGGCGACCGTCGGGTCCAGGTGGTGTCGTTCACGGGCGGCCCCGGTGCCGGCCGGGCCATCGCCCGCGCCGCCGCCGAGAACTTCACGGTGCTCCAGTTGGAGCTGGGCGGCAACAATCCCGCGCTCGTCCTCGACGATGCCGACGTGGACGTGGCCGCGGACGGAATCCTCACGGGTATGACGAATCTCAACGGACAGTGGTGCGAGGGGCCGGGCAAGGTGCTGGCGCCGCACCGGTTGGTCGGGCCGCTCCGGGAAGCGTTGTCGGAGCGGATCGCGAAGCTGCGCATCGGGCATTCGCTCGACGAGAGCACCGACATCGGCCCGATCTCCAACGAGCCGCACTACCGGACGCTGCTGCAGCGGATCGACGGCCTGCGCGCCCTGGGCGCCGAGATCGATCAGCCGGGCGACTTGCCGGGGCTCGCCGGCTACTTCATCTCCCCGACGATCGCCACCGGCTCCGACCCCGATCGCACCACTGCTGAGTTGTTCGGCCCCGTGATCTCGCTGCACGGCGTGGATTCGGACGAGGAGGCGCTGCGCGCCGCGAACGAGCACCCCTCGGGCCTGGACGCCTACGTCTTCGGTACCGACACCGATCGCGCGATCGCCATCGGGGCGCGCGTCAAGTCCGGCGAGGTGCGGGTGAACGGCGCGAAGGTCCTGGACCTCGGCGACGACTCGGCGCAGAGCTTCTGGGGGCCGTCCGGCATCGGCGGGCACGGGCCCGCCGAGTCGGTCCGGGTGTTCTGCGGCGACCGGGTGGTCGGGGTCGACTCGCCCGACCTACCCATGTGA